The following coding sequences are from one Bacillus sp. PK3_68 window:
- the selD gene encoding selenide, water dikinase SelD has translation MQNQEKIRLTSWSTKGGUGCKIGPKDLAQVLRFLPPRKPDANLLVGFNTSDDAGVYKLTDDLAIIQTVDFFTPIVDDPYDFGQIAAANSLSDVYAMGGKPTTVLNIVGFPIKKLDPLVLSEIMSGAAKKVEEAGAVIVGGHSIDDQEPKFGLSVTGIAHPDHIYRNVGAQPGDLLILTKPIGVGILTTAIKRELLSESEIFSVTQVMSRLNKVAAESLTGLNVHAVTDITGFGLLGHALEMAKGSNVHFTIDYNAVPILEGTIELSKAGIIPGGSKGNHEWTKPSINYDGLDGTEELILCDAITSGGLLVSMPKKDAAEYVMRMQSIGELAAVIGEVSENEEKSITVMK, from the coding sequence ATGCAAAATCAAGAGAAAATTCGGTTAACATCCTGGTCAACAAAAGGGGGCTGAGGATGCAAAATTGGTCCAAAGGACTTGGCGCAGGTCCTGCGCTTTTTACCGCCAAGAAAACCAGATGCTAATTTATTAGTCGGCTTCAATACATCAGATGATGCAGGTGTTTATAAGCTTACTGATGATCTAGCTATCATTCAAACAGTAGATTTTTTCACACCAATTGTAGACGATCCTTATGATTTTGGACAAATCGCAGCGGCCAATTCATTAAGCGACGTTTACGCCATGGGAGGAAAGCCGACCACGGTATTGAATATAGTTGGTTTTCCTATAAAAAAATTAGACCCTCTTGTTCTAAGTGAAATTATGAGTGGAGCTGCGAAGAAGGTAGAGGAAGCTGGGGCGGTTATTGTAGGAGGTCACTCAATCGATGATCAGGAACCGAAATTTGGACTTTCAGTTACCGGAATAGCTCACCCAGACCACATTTATCGAAATGTGGGGGCACAGCCAGGTGATTTATTGATTTTAACAAAACCTATTGGTGTAGGAATACTGACTACAGCTATAAAGCGAGAATTACTTTCCGAGAGTGAAATTTTTTCAGTAACTCAAGTGATGTCGAGGTTAAACAAGGTAGCCGCAGAAAGCTTAACTGGCTTAAATGTACATGCTGTAACTGACATAACGGGATTTGGTCTTCTTGGACATGCTCTTGAAATGGCCAAAGGCAGCAACGTTCATTTTACAATTGATTACAACGCTGTGCCTATTCTTGAAGGAACGATTGAATTATCGAAGGCTGGCATTATTCCAGGAGGATCGAAAGGAAATCATGAGTGGACAAAGCCTTCTATTAATTATGACGGATTGGATGGCACCGAGGAGCTGATACTATGCGATGCCATTACCTCGGGAGGACTCCTTGTCTCTATGCCTAAGAAGGATGCTGCTGAGTACGTTATGCGTATGCAATCAATTGGGGAGCTTGCCGCTGTTATAGGAGAAGTATCGGAAAATGAAGAGAAGAGTATTACCGTAATGAAGTAA
- the selB gene encoding selenocysteine-specific translation elongation factor: protein MSYYTIGIAGHIDHGKTTLTKALTDVDTDRLKEEKERNISIELGYAPIHLKKDYQVSIIDVPGHEKFIKQMIAGVTGIDLVIVAIAADEGIMPQTKEHFEILSLLGIEKAIIAITKAETVDNEQLELAKEEIKDYLHETVFNTAEVIYVDGISKRGITELKLEIVKNLEQLPQKDIDGAFRLPIDQVFTLQGHGTIIRGTIYDGMITTGQPILILPDGYQAKIRQLQSQNQVVSQAYAGQRVAINISGVARDKLQRGHVLVDSNHYATTNCIDIVMRTTVLMRHSLKQRELVKLHIGTSEVMGKLVFFDRNVLEAHANEAVYCQIRLEEPIVGKKGDRFILRRPSPMETFAGGKIINVSGEKYPFGKETVEKLKQMEKDSPLEQLMTLLRRHKQLTPEEMIKQLGVTEEGLHRLLEEGELTNKITRLEGHFISRDVVAQLENDIFTQAAQYHEQHPLRTGIPKAEVVQTLKHLYPEKLINAVLEQMKSQGLVCLSGPSVFLKTFQPSMPKQWEKKMLSVINQIESQGLEPMPFKEIITQTNMPDALAKDFLDFIIREKIVERLDEKHLIHHTIVNELISLLKRKHKESFTLQEAKSTLNTSRKFLVLFLELLDLKKVTVRDDNKRRWVHSPVKSLSQ from the coding sequence GTGAGCTATTACACTATTGGAATTGCAGGGCATATTGATCACGGCAAAACAACGCTAACAAAAGCTTTAACCGATGTAGATACAGATCGATTAAAAGAAGAGAAAGAGAGAAATATTTCAATTGAATTGGGCTACGCCCCTATCCACTTAAAAAAGGATTATCAGGTTTCTATTATCGATGTACCGGGACATGAGAAATTTATCAAGCAAATGATAGCCGGTGTTACGGGAATCGACCTGGTCATTGTGGCTATAGCGGCTGATGAAGGGATAATGCCTCAGACAAAAGAGCATTTTGAAATTCTCTCTTTACTAGGTATTGAAAAAGCAATTATTGCTATCACTAAAGCTGAAACGGTAGATAACGAACAACTAGAACTAGCAAAAGAGGAAATAAAGGATTATCTTCACGAGACAGTGTTCAACACAGCTGAAGTGATATATGTAGATGGAATTTCAAAGCGTGGCATTACAGAGTTAAAATTAGAGATTGTGAAAAATCTTGAACAACTTCCACAAAAGGATATAGATGGGGCCTTTCGCTTGCCTATTGATCAGGTTTTCACTCTGCAAGGACACGGGACTATTATACGCGGAACCATCTATGATGGCATGATTACTACAGGACAGCCCATTCTTATTTTACCTGACGGCTACCAGGCGAAGATTAGACAGTTACAATCTCAAAATCAAGTGGTCTCTCAAGCCTATGCTGGCCAAAGGGTTGCAATAAATATCTCTGGGGTCGCTCGTGATAAATTGCAGAGAGGCCATGTTCTTGTTGACTCAAACCACTATGCTACTACGAATTGTATAGATATTGTAATGCGTACTACGGTTTTAATGCGTCACTCTTTGAAACAGCGGGAACTCGTTAAATTACACATTGGAACTTCAGAGGTTATGGGAAAACTTGTTTTCTTCGATCGAAATGTTCTAGAGGCTCACGCCAATGAAGCGGTTTATTGTCAAATTAGACTCGAAGAGCCCATTGTTGGAAAAAAAGGAGATCGGTTTATTCTTCGCCGACCCTCTCCAATGGAAACTTTTGCAGGCGGAAAAATCATTAATGTTTCTGGAGAGAAGTACCCGTTCGGGAAAGAAACAGTGGAAAAATTGAAACAGATGGAAAAAGACTCCCCTCTAGAACAGCTCATGACACTTCTCAGACGCCATAAACAGCTAACCCCAGAGGAGATGATTAAGCAATTAGGGGTAACAGAAGAAGGGTTGCATAGGTTATTGGAGGAAGGGGAACTAACCAATAAAATCACCCGGCTGGAGGGGCATTTTATTTCAAGAGACGTTGTTGCACAATTAGAAAATGATATTTTCACTCAAGCTGCCCAGTATCATGAACAACATCCATTGAGAACGGGAATTCCTAAAGCTGAAGTTGTTCAAACACTAAAACATTTATATCCTGAAAAACTGATCAATGCTGTTTTAGAACAAATGAAATCACAAGGACTAGTTTGTTTAAGTGGTCCAAGTGTCTTTTTAAAGACTTTTCAGCCGTCTATGCCAAAGCAGTGGGAAAAAAAGATGCTTTCAGTCATTAATCAGATAGAAAGCCAAGGGTTGGAGCCGATGCCTTTCAAAGAGATTATCACTCAAACAAATATGCCCGATGCACTTGCTAAAGACTTTTTGGACTTTATAATCAGAGAGAAAATAGTTGAGAGGCTAGACGAGAAACATCTTATTCATCATACTATTGTAAATGAATTAATATCGCTTTTGAAAAGGAAGCACAAGGAATCGTTTACGTTGCAGGAGGCGAAGAGTACACTGAATACCAGCCGAAAATTCCTTGTTTTGTTTTTAGAACTCCTTGACCTGAAAAAAGTAACAGTCCGTGATGATAATAAACGCAGGTGGGTTCATTCACCAGTAAAATCCCTTTCTCAATAA